The following proteins are encoded in a genomic region of Populus trichocarpa isolate Nisqually-1 chromosome 13, P.trichocarpa_v4.1, whole genome shotgun sequence:
- the LOC112326165 gene encoding caffeic acid 3-O-methyltransferase-like has protein sequence MATSTYEEDYHLQYAMQLSSASVLPLVLKAAIELGVFEIIEKAGPDALLSASDIVAQFPTQNNPEAHILLDRNLCLLASHSILTCSVSTKNIQDGHSQRLYGLAPMAKYFTKNQDGGSLSPFLAMIHDKVMMDMWYHLKDAVLEGGIPFEKAHGINSAEYLKKDARFCELFSSSMKSFNVTFMETILDIYDGFEGVKCLVDVGGGNGSILNMIITKYPAIKGINYDLASVVESSPSYPGIDLLF, from the exons atggcAACCTCAACCTATGAGGAAGACTATCATCTCCAGTATGCTATGCAACTTTCAAGTGCATCAGTGCTGCCTCTGGTTTTGAAAGCAGCAATAGAGCTAGGTGTGTTTGAGATAATAGAAAAGGCTGGTCCTGATGCCTTGCTCTCAGCTTCAGATATTGTCGCTCAATTTCCCACACAAAACAATCCGGAAGCCCATATTCTGCTAGACCGTAACCTCTGCCTGCTCGCAAGCCATTCCATTCTTACTTGCTCAGTGTCCACCAAGAATATTCAGGATGGTCATTCCCAGAGGTTATATGGATTAGCACCTATGGCCAAATACTTTACCAAGAACCAGGATGGAGGATCGTTGAGTCCCTTTTTAGCTATGATTCATGACAAGGTTATGATGGATATGTG GTACCACTTAAAAGACGCAGTTCTGGAAGGAGGGATTCCATTTGAAAAGGCTCACGGGATAAATTCTGCAGAATATCTAAAAAAAGATGCAAGATTTTGTGAGCTATTCAGCAGTTCCATGAAAAGTTTCAACGTTACATTTATGGAGACAATTCTGGACATATATGATGGATTTGAAGGTGTAAAATGCTTGGTGGATGTGGGTGGTGGAAATGGTTCTATCCTTAACATGATCATTACCAAGTACCCTGCAATTAAGGGTATCAACTATGATTTGGCTTCAGTTGTGGAAAGCTCACCATCCTACCCAGGTATTGATCTtttgttttga
- the LOC7481733 gene encoding uncharacterized protein LOC7481733 — MGSPSFCSFRFAIFLSLSLTASSSSPSLLPFKSPSPSSIPKATPSDLLSLLGPPTQSSKINPLISQQLSSCLKFLVPFTPSKPKTSKYNSISDCYIKQRSLRLRSNSVISVERSKSEENELIWWPPEPVLELARLALDSGGDPASIHRALDPTVLPVPDVEGCQENKCGLTRTPYGRRFISEELNSYIKFLFELIVARGPSVGFNVSLNRYDLFHGHVFIARETGRLGILFHAREYPAYDKEVFPYNMGYCQKGSTVTYDDSMNLRNILVLLPMPSNSTKAWVAPGVLVVLDARPDGIIYRDLIPEYVNIARTIYEDDLGEVVVDVNYLNVGDTVPDYQIFVC, encoded by the exons ATGGGCAGCCCCTCTTTCTGCTCTTTCAGATTTGCAAttttcctctccctctccctcacAGCTTCATCATCATCTCCCTCCCTCCTCCCATTCaaatcaccatcaccatcatcaatCCCAAAAGCCACACCATCTGATCTACTCTCCCTCTTGGGCCCTCCAACCCAATCCTCCAAAATCAACCCCTTAATCTCTCAACAACTCTCTTCTTGCCTTAAATTTCTTGTTCCCTTCACTCcttcaaaaccaaaaacatcaaaatataacaGTATCAGCGACTGTTATATTAAGCAAAGGAGTCTCAGACTCCGTTCTAATAGCGTGATTAGCGTTGAGAGAAGCAAGAGTGAAGAGAATGAACTCATTTGGTGGCCACCTGAACCTGTCCTTGAACTGGCTCGGCTTGCGCTTGATTCTGGTGGAGACCCAGCTTCAATACACCGAGCTCTGGATCCTACTGTCTTGCCT GTGCCTGATGTTGAAGGATGCCAAGAGAACAAATGTGGGCTTACTAGAACACCATATGGAAGAAGGTTCATAAGTGAG GAGTTGAattcttatattaaatttttgtttgagCTCATTGTTGCTCGAGGACCGTCAGTTGGGTTTAATGTATCTTTGAATCGATATGATTTGTTTCATGGTCATGTTTTCATTGCCAGGGAAACAGGAAGACTTGGGATATT GTTCCATGCTAGAGAGTACCCCGCATATGATAAAGAAGTATTTCCATACAATATGGGATATTGCCAGAAAG GTTCTACTGTAACTTACGATGATTCTATGAATTTGCGAAACATTCTCGTGTTGCTTCCAATGCCAAGCAATTCCACTAAAGCTTGGGTGGCACCAG GAGTCCTAGTCGTGCTGGATGCCCGTCCTGATGGAATCATATACAGAGATCTCATACCTGAATATGTAAACATTGCTAGGACCATATATGAAG ATGATTTGGGAGAAGTTGTGGTTGATGTCAACTACTTGAATGTTGGAGACACAGTTCCTGATTATCAGATCTTCGTATGCTGA
- the LOC7481732 gene encoding F-actin-capping protein subunit alpha, whose translation MAEEECELNEKQKREIAKWFLLNSPAGEIQYIAKDLRSVLNDEKVYNEAASEAFPLYNKSHLICLELPNRSGDVLVTSYNELEENEFLDPRTAQVATVDHVKQVCTDVRPAADEELSSPYIEEFRCALDAEMLKYVAEAYPKGICSVYCVDGKDVEGPGSNFELVVVISAAKNSPQNFCNGSWRSVWNIEFKEDVQMLEVRGKLQVGAHYYEEGNVQLDAKHECKDATIFQAPDDCAISIANIIRHHEAEYLESLEASYSNLPDTTFKDLRRKLPVTRTQFPWHNTLQFSLTRDIQKELGIDK comes from the exons ATGGCAGAAGAGGAATGCGAATTAAACGAGAAGCAAAAGAGAGAGATCGCTAAATGGTTTCTTCTTAACTCACCTGCTGGTGAAATCCAATACATCGCCAAAG ATTTGAGATCGGTATTGAACGATGAGAAAGTGTATAATGAAGCGGCATCAGAGGCATTCCCTCTTTACAATAAATCTCACTTGATTTGCCTTGAATTACCTAATCGAAGCGGAGAT GTGCTGGTTACGTCTTATAACGAGCTCGAGGAGAATGAGTTTCTTGATCCTAGAACTGCACAGGTGGCGACAGTTGATCATGTTAAGCAA GTTTGTACAGACGTGAGACCTGCAGCTGATGAGGAACTTTCATCACCATATATCGAAGAATTTCG TTGTGCCCTGGATGCGGAAATGCTCAAATATGTTGCTGAAGCTTATCCAAAAGGTATCTGTTCTGTCTACTGTGTTGATGGGAAGGATGTGGAGGGACCAGGATCTAATTTTGAACTTGTAGTGGTCATTTCTGCTGCTAAAAATAGCCCACAGAATTTCTG CAATGGAAGTTGGCGATCAGTGTGGAACATAGAGTTCAAGGAAGATGTACAAATGCTAGAAGTAAGAGGCAAATTACAG GTGGGTGCTCATTATTATGAAGAGGGAAATGTTCAGTTGGATGCTAAACATGAATGTAAAGATGCAACAATCTTTCAG GCCCCTGATGATTGTGCTATTTCCATAGCGAACATTATTCGTCACCATGAGGCAGAGTACTTGGAATCTCTTGAG GCATCCTATTCAAATTTGCCAGATACCACTTTCAAG GATCTGCGGAGAAAACTTCCAGTTACTCGAACTCAATTTCCATGGCATAATACTCTACAGTTCAGCCTGACAAGAGATATCCAGAAGGAACTTGGAATTGACAAGTGA
- the LOC18108957 gene encoding ankyrin repeat-containing protein BDA1 has product MDPRLFNAAFTGDVNALLELIQEDPLTLHTVTVTTSNTPLHVAALLGHAQFAMAAMQNCPGLADELNQQGFSPIHLASAKGHWEIVRDMLIRRPDLALIKDEDGKNPLHTAATKGRVQVLREVFSIASAQELTPKGENALHVAVKHNQHKALETLIQLANQIQVGDELVNAKDEDGNTVLHLACAAKNSKIVKLLVSDQTNVEVNAVNSEGLTALDICVTSMAGSNELEEIQEVLRSAGAEVSGRLVQAVVSNQRQQALSREDRSLTSRNYTDSLRNGIGVLAVLFATLSFQLGMNPPGGSWQDWGSSTTPNFLNVTHKPGKSISWELQKSEALTFFLANAICFFTSLTILVFLALTEVSNHVALFKKSQQYWNFMLRTLFGSLLGAAAVEFITGMALVTDTKYASNICAPAGIVIAYCFLVAFFVLPFCWFVRGRLSR; this is encoded by the exons ATGGATCCTAGATTGTTTAATGCAGCTTTCACAGGAGATGTGAACGCTTTGCTAGAATTAATCCAGGAAGATCCTCTCACTCTCCATACCGTAACAGTCACCACATCAAACACACCATTGCATGTTGCTGCACTTCTTGGTCATGCTCAGTTTGCCATGGCAGCGATGCAAAATTGTCCTGGGTTAGCAGATGAACTTAACCAACAAGGTTTTTCTCCCATTCATCTGGCCTCGGCAAAAGGTCACTGGGAGATAGTGAGGGACATGCTGATTCGTCGACCTGATCTTGCTCTTATAAAAGATGAAGATGGAAAGAATCCTCTTCACACTGCTGCCACAAAGGGGAGAGTACAAGTGTTGAGAGAGGTCTTTTCGATTGCATCAGCGCAAGAGCTTACTCCGAAGGGTGAGAATGCCTTGCATGTTGCCGTTAAACATAATCAACACAAGGCATTGGAGACTTTGATTCAGCTTGCTAATCAAATACAAGTTGGAGATGAGCTTGTCAATGCCAAAGATGAAGATGGCAACACCGTGCTTCACCTTGCCTGTGCTGCAAAAAACTCAAAG ATAGTAAAGCTTCTTGTATCAGATCAGACTAATGTTGAAGTGAATGCGGTTAATTCAGAAGGTCTTACAGCATTAGATATTTGTGTAACATCAATGGCAGGTTCTAATGAACTGGAAGAAATACAAGAAGTGCTTCGAAGTGCCGGAGCAGAGGTGTCCGGGAGGCTAGTTCAAGCTGTTGTCAGTAACCAACGACAACAAGCATTATCAAGAGAAGATCGGTCCTTGACTTCAAGAAACTATACTGATTCACTGAGGAACGGTATTGGTGTTTTAGCTGTATTGTTTGCCACATTATCTTTCCAATTGGGAATGAATCCTCCCGGAGGTTCTTGGCAGGATTGGGGCTCGAGTACCACCCCAAATTTTCTTAATGTCACACACAAGCCTGGAAAATCCATAAGTTGGGAACTACAAAAAAGTGAAGCCCTTACTTTTTTCCTAGCGAATGCAATTTGCTTTTTCACATCGTTAACAATCCTTGTGTTCTTGGCATTAACTGAAGTTTCAAACCACGTTGCGTTATTCAAGAAGAGTCAGCAATATTGGAACTTTATGTTGCGTACATTATTTGGATCTCTCTTGGGTGCTGCTGCTGTAGAATTTATAACGGGAATGGCTCTAGTTACAGACACTAAATATGCTTCCAACATTTGTGCTCCAGCTGGGATCGTGATTGCTTACTGTTTTCTGGTTGCATTCTTTGTTTTGCCATTCTGCTGGTTTGTCCGTGGAAGGCTTTCAAGGTGA
- the LOC7481735 gene encoding REF/SRPP-like protein At3g05500, which produces MAENDVNMQQQLAREEEERRLKYLQFVQVAAVHAVLTFTNLYIYAKDKAGPLKPGVETVEGTVKSVVGLVYDKFRDVPIEVLKFVDRKVDESVTSLDTHVPPLVKQVSFQALSAAQNAPVAARAVASEVQRSGVKGTASELAKTVYAKYEPTAKELYSKYEPKAEQAAVSAWRKLNKLPLFPQVAQVVVPTAAFCSEKYNQTVVSTAEKGYRVSSYLPLVPTEKIAKVFGEVPESTPLISS; this is translated from the exons ATGGCTGAAAATGATGTCAACATGCAACAGCAATtg GCTAGAGAGGAGGAAGAGAGGAGGCTGAAGTACTTGCAATTTGTGCAAGTGGCTGCAGTGCATGCTGTGTTGACGTTCACGAACCTGTATATTTATGCCAAGGACAAGGCTGGTCCGTTGAAGCCTGGGGTGGAGACTGTTGAGGGGACGGTTAAGAGTGTTGTTGGACTTGTTTATGATAAGTTTCGCGATGTTCCTATTGAAGTTCTCAAATTTGTTGATCGTAAG GTGGATGAATCTGTCACTAGTCTGGACACCCATGTGCCCCCACTTGTCAAGCAGGTGTCATTCCAAGCCCTTTCAGCAGCTCAAAATGCTCCAGTGGCAGCTCGAGCAGTGGCTTCTGAAGTTCAGCGCTCTGGTGTGAAAGGAACAGCCTCTGAATTGGCGAAAACTGTGTATGCCAAGTACGAGCCTACAGCCAAGGAACTCTACTCCAAGTACGAGCCGAAGGCGGAACAGGCTGCTGTCTCTGCCTGGCGCAAGCTCAATAAGCTCCCCCTCTTCCCTCAAGTGGCCCAGGTGGTTGTGCCAACTGCAGCCTTTTGCTCTGAGAAGTACAATCAAACTGTTGTCAGCACAGCAGAGAAGGGATACAGGGTATCCTCATATTTGCCCCTGGTGCCTACTGAGAAGATTGCTAAGGTGTTTGGCGAAGTTCCAGAATCAACCCCCTTGATTTCTAGCTAA
- the LOC7481734 gene encoding ATP-dependent Clp protease proteolytic subunit-related protein 3, chloroplastic, translated as MARTSCFQVVLPLTTCSLPSSTLYSKSIKLKPNTIDNLRIKCFASINARNSSSSSNIPMPPINPKDPFLSKLASIAATSPDSLLQDSPVSGSDTPPYLDIFESPKLMATPAQVERSVSYNEHRPRTPPPDLPSLLLHGRIVYIGMPLVAAVTELVVAELMYLQWMDPKAPIYIYINSTGTTRDDGESVGMETEGFAIYDSMMQLKNEIHTVAVGAAIGQACLLLAAGTKGHRYMMPHAKAMIQQPRVPSSGLMPASDVLIRAKEAVINRDVLTELLAKHTGNSVETVANVMKRPFYMDSRRAKEFGVIDKILWQGQEKIMADVLPPEDWDKSAGIKVADPF; from the exons ATGGCAAGAACTTCTTGTTTTCAAGTAGTACTGCCTTTGACGACATGTTCATTGCCATCTTCAACtttatattcaaaatcaattaagcTAAAACCTAACACCATCGACAACCTTAGAATCAAATGTTTTGCTTCAATTAATGCAAGaaattcatcatcttcttctaatATCCCTATGCCTCCAATAAACCCTAAAGACCCATTTCTGTCGAAACTCGCTTCAATTGCTGCCACTTCTCCTGACTCTCTCCTTCAAGACAGCCCCGTCAGCGGTTCTGATACGCCGCCGTATCTTGACATCTTTGAGTCTCCCAAGCTCATGGCCACTCCTGCTCAG GTGGAAAGATCGGTGTCCTATAACGAGCATAGGCCAAGAACGCCTCCGCCTGATTTGCCCTCTTTGCTTCTACATGGAAGAATTGTTTACATTGGCATGCCT CTAGTGGCTGCTGTCACGGAGCTGGTTGTTGCAGAATTGATGTATTTGCAATGGATGGATCCAAAAGCACCaatttatatctatattaattcTACAGGAACAACCCGTGATGATGGTGAATCG GTTGGAATGGAGACAGAAGGTTTTGCTATCTATGATTCAATGATGCAGTTAAAGAATGAG ATACATACAGTTGCTGTAGGAGCTGCTATTGGCCAGGCTTGTCTTCTACTAGCTGCAGGAACAAAGGGTCACCGGTACATGATGCCACATGCAAAAG CAATGATCCAACAGCCTCGTGTTCCATCATCAGGATTGATGCCTGCTAGTGATGTTCTTATTCGTGCTAAAGAG GCAGTAATAAACAGGGATGTTCTAACAGAACTTCTGGCCAAGCACACCGGAAAT TCAGTAGAGACTGTAGCTAATGTAATGAAGAGACCATTTTATATGGATTCTAGAAGAGCCAAAGAATTCGGGGTCATTGACAAA ATTCTTTGGCAGGGTCAGGAAAAGATAATGGCAGATGTCTTGCCCCCAGAGGATTGGGACAAGTCAGCTGGCATTAAAGTTGCAGATCCCTTCTAG